A genomic stretch from Caballeronia sp. LZ062 includes:
- a CDS encoding quinoprotein relay system zinc metallohydrolase 2, whose translation MSAARAWRALALFALLVGHARAEPPLPVQEIAPGNYAHRAHDDVATRANKGDIANVGFIVGTRCVAVIDTGGTLAEGRALREAVRKVTSLPVCFVINTHMHPDHIFGNAAFVNDHPQFVGSVKLTQAEASRAQNYLRVLNRELGDIATGSEIIPPTRTVDGTATLDLGDRALRLQTWQTAHTNNDMTVYDEKSGTLWTGDLLFVRCIPVVDGSVVGWLDDIARIKQMNPRHVVPGHGPLDPPWPQALEAEEHYLADLAHGVREAIKRGETIQQAVDTIGLDQQDTWLLYEIYHRRNVTAAYAELEWEQ comes from the coding sequence ATGAGCGCCGCACGCGCGTGGCGCGCATTGGCGCTCTTCGCGCTTCTGGTGGGACACGCCCGGGCCGAGCCGCCGCTCCCGGTGCAAGAGATTGCGCCCGGCAACTACGCGCATCGCGCACATGATGACGTTGCAACGCGCGCGAACAAGGGCGATATCGCCAACGTGGGCTTCATAGTCGGCACGCGTTGCGTCGCTGTCATCGACACGGGCGGCACGCTCGCCGAAGGGCGCGCGCTCAGGGAAGCGGTGCGCAAGGTCACGTCCTTGCCGGTGTGCTTCGTCATCAACACGCACATGCATCCCGACCATATCTTCGGCAACGCAGCGTTCGTGAACGATCATCCGCAGTTCGTCGGAAGCGTGAAACTGACGCAAGCGGAGGCATCGCGGGCGCAGAACTATCTTCGCGTGCTCAATCGCGAACTGGGAGACATCGCCACCGGCAGTGAGATCATTCCGCCGACGAGAACAGTGGATGGCACGGCGACGCTCGATCTCGGCGATCGCGCTCTCAGGCTGCAAACTTGGCAAACAGCGCATACCAACAACGACATGACGGTATACGATGAGAAGAGCGGCACGCTATGGACCGGCGATCTGCTTTTCGTGCGCTGCATTCCGGTGGTGGACGGAAGTGTCGTCGGCTGGCTGGACGACATCGCGCGCATTAAGCAGATGAATCCGCGGCATGTCGTGCCGGGGCATGGTCCACTCGATCCACCGTGGCCGCAGGCGCTCGAAGCGGAAGAACATTACCTCGCTGACCTCGCGCACGGCGTGCGCGAGGCCATCAAGCGCGGTGAGACCATTCAGCAGGCCGTGGATACCATCGGCCTCGATCAGCAGGATACGTGGTTGTTGTACGAGATCTATCATCGCCGCAACGTGACGGCGGCGTATGCGGAGCTCGAGTGGGAGCAGTAG
- a CDS encoding LysR family transcriptional regulator produces MNFVRSLTLRQLQIFVITTRCPSFARAAEELHLTQPAVSMQIKQLEDAVGLPLFERVARRLSLTEAGERLQHHASRILGEIKDAEDAMMSLTQADSGSIAVSIVSSATYFAPKLLALYSQQFPKVNVQFSVGNRETLLRLLQDNATDLAIMGRPPPELGTTAEPLACHPHVIVAPLSHPLRYARRFDMQELANDTFLLREPGSGTRAVAEHVFRQNLFVPTRSVTLGSNETIKQAVMAGMGVSLISLHTLGLELRTGEIAVLDVNGTPVERTWQLVHSRSKQLSPTCVAFRRFLLEHAEPFLEREYAQYGLLRPKRLVDADNVR; encoded by the coding sequence ATGAACTTTGTCCGCTCGCTTACGCTGCGCCAGCTCCAAATCTTCGTCATCACGACGCGTTGCCCGAGCTTCGCGCGCGCAGCGGAAGAACTTCATCTGACGCAGCCCGCAGTGTCGATGCAAATCAAGCAGCTCGAAGATGCCGTAGGCTTGCCGCTGTTCGAGCGTGTCGCTCGCCGGCTGTCACTAACTGAAGCAGGCGAGCGGTTGCAACATCACGCAAGCCGCATTCTCGGCGAGATAAAGGACGCGGAAGACGCGATGATGTCGCTCACGCAAGCGGATAGCGGCTCCATTGCGGTGAGCATCGTGAGTTCGGCGACTTACTTTGCGCCCAAGCTGCTTGCGCTCTATTCACAGCAGTTCCCGAAGGTGAACGTGCAGTTCTCCGTGGGCAACCGCGAGACTTTGCTCAGGTTGCTACAGGACAATGCGACGGACCTCGCCATCATGGGACGCCCGCCGCCCGAACTGGGCACGACGGCAGAGCCGCTTGCCTGTCATCCGCATGTGATCGTCGCGCCCTTATCGCATCCGTTGCGATACGCGCGACGCTTCGATATGCAGGAACTCGCTAACGATACCTTTCTGCTGCGTGAGCCGGGTTCGGGCACGCGTGCAGTGGCTGAGCACGTCTTCAGGCAGAACCTTTTCGTTCCAACGCGAAGTGTCACGCTCGGAAGCAATGAGACCATCAAGCAGGCGGTCATGGCCGGAATGGGCGTGAGCCTGATCTCTCTGCATACGCTCGGGCTCGAATTGCGCACGGGCGAGATCGCTGTGCTGGACGTGAACGGCACACCGGTCGAGCGAACCTGGCAACTCGTGCATTCGCGCTCGAAGCAGCTATCGCCTACATGCGTCGCCTTTCGGCGCTTTTTGCTTGAACATGCCGAGCCGTTTCTGGAGCGCGAGTACGCACAATATGGCTTGCTGCGTCCGAAGCGTCTCGTCGATGCGGACAATGTTCGATGA
- a CDS encoding quinoprotein dehydrogenase-associated SoxYZ-like carrier codes for MGAVAGSMEDIMMTDTPCPVRERAAPFFATIALLTLLAPCMAQAAQPDDDPDKVARWLDFKEGAFKGRTVDAHGDSVIKLDAPARAADAAVVPIEINAQFAQSPNHYIKKIHLFIDENPEPYAGYFEFTPESGLASIETRVRVEDYTFMRAIAETNDGHLYSAVRFVKASGGCSAPADKDEDAAERAAGAVRLQSEGRAVVDKPQLAQVMVRHPNRTGMAMNQITRNYATAYFIRKVAVTYADRPVMTANVNFSISENPNFRFYFLPNGNGELKVHVEDTKNKQFESAIAIETQAAGQASAMK; via the coding sequence GTGGGAGCAGTAGCAGGCAGCATGGAGGACATCATGATGACCGATACGCCTTGCCCTGTGCGCGAACGCGCGGCACCGTTCTTCGCGACGATCGCGTTACTGACATTGCTCGCGCCCTGCATGGCGCAAGCCGCACAGCCGGATGACGACCCTGACAAGGTCGCCCGCTGGCTTGACTTCAAGGAAGGTGCATTCAAGGGCCGCACCGTCGATGCGCATGGCGATTCCGTCATCAAGCTCGACGCCCCGGCGCGTGCTGCGGATGCCGCGGTCGTTCCGATCGAAATCAACGCACAATTCGCTCAAAGCCCGAATCATTACATCAAGAAGATTCATCTCTTCATCGACGAGAATCCCGAGCCTTACGCGGGCTATTTCGAATTCACTCCCGAGTCGGGGCTTGCCAGCATCGAGACGCGCGTGCGCGTGGAAGACTATACGTTCATGCGCGCCATTGCCGAAACGAACGACGGGCACTTGTATAGCGCGGTGCGCTTCGTGAAGGCATCGGGCGGATGTTCGGCGCCGGCCGACAAGGACGAGGACGCCGCCGAACGCGCCGCAGGCGCGGTGCGCTTGCAGTCCGAGGGCAGAGCAGTCGTCGACAAACCGCAACTCGCGCAAGTGATGGTGCGGCACCCGAACCGCACGGGCATGGCGATGAATCAGATCACGCGCAACTACGCGACGGCTTATTTCATTCGCAAGGTCGCCGTCACGTATGCAGATAGACCCGTGATGACCGCGAACGTCAACTTCTCGATTAGCGAGAACCCAAATTTCCGTTTCTATTTCCTACCTAACGGCAATGGCGAATTGAAAGTGCATGTGGAAGACACCAAAAACAAGCAGTTCGAAAGCGCTATCGCTATCGAAACGCAAGCCGCTGGACAAGCGTCGGCAATGAAATGA
- a CDS encoding EthD family reductase, which translates to MAKLIALYKTPSDKQAFDAHYTSTHAPLAKKMPGLKRFEVSTGPIAVAQGESPYYFVAVLEFDSLDAIKSALDSPEGQATAGDLSNFAQAGVELMMFDTKEA; encoded by the coding sequence ATGGCCAAGCTAATCGCGCTGTACAAGACGCCGTCCGACAAGCAGGCATTCGATGCGCATTACACATCGACGCATGCCCCGCTTGCCAAGAAAATGCCTGGTCTCAAGCGTTTCGAAGTGAGCACTGGACCGATTGCAGTGGCGCAAGGCGAATCGCCTTATTACTTCGTCGCAGTGCTCGAATTCGACTCGCTCGATGCGATCAAGTCCGCGCTGGACTCGCCCGAAGGCCAGGCGACCGCCGGCGATCTTTCAAACTTCGCGCAGGCGGGCGTCGAACTGATGATGTTCGATACAAAGGAAGCGTGA
- a CDS encoding beta-ribofuranosylaminobenzene 5'-phosphate synthase family protein: protein MPTPGRLSPPPAITLSAFARLHLGFIDPNGSLGRAFGSVGLVIDTHGTRITARRAQHKARIHGASTQAQHERIEAYLKQLHAALGVTQPIDIEVHETPRAHTGLGSGTQLALALGTAFARVTGHDLATADIARMLGRGARSGIGIHGFDHGGLIVDGGRSNAHSENTTLPPLLARQCFPDAWRVLLVDDTSREGLHGDAEKRGLASLAPFPAALAAHLAHLVLMRLLPAVAECEFEPFADAICDMQQTIGEYFAPAQGGVFASPAVARALQAVAADQKAGIGQTSWGPVGFAFVASAQHAERALATARRAAPDASLNFSIASARNRGATWRAGACRTPGANAA from the coding sequence ATGCCCACCCCCGGCCGCCTATCGCCGCCCCCCGCGATCACCCTTTCGGCGTTTGCGCGACTGCATCTCGGCTTCATCGATCCGAACGGTTCGCTGGGCCGTGCCTTCGGCAGCGTGGGACTGGTCATCGATACGCATGGCACGCGTATCACCGCACGGCGGGCGCAACACAAAGCGCGCATACACGGGGCATCGACGCAGGCACAGCACGAACGGATCGAAGCGTACTTGAAGCAACTCCACGCCGCGCTAGGCGTGACACAGCCCATCGACATCGAAGTGCACGAAACGCCCCGCGCGCACACAGGCCTCGGCTCCGGCACGCAGCTCGCACTGGCGCTCGGCACTGCATTCGCCCGCGTGACCGGCCACGATCTCGCTACGGCGGACATCGCGCGCATGCTCGGACGCGGTGCGCGCTCAGGCATCGGCATACACGGGTTCGATCACGGCGGACTGATCGTCGATGGCGGACGCAGCAACGCGCACAGCGAAAACACGACGCTGCCGCCGCTGCTCGCACGTCAGTGTTTTCCCGATGCCTGGCGCGTGCTGCTCGTCGACGATACCTCGCGCGAAGGCCTGCACGGCGACGCCGAAAAGCGCGGCCTTGCATCGCTCGCGCCCTTTCCCGCCGCGCTCGCCGCACACCTCGCGCATCTCGTCTTGATGCGCCTTCTGCCTGCCGTCGCCGAATGCGAATTCGAGCCCTTCGCCGATGCCATCTGCGACATGCAGCAGACCATCGGCGAATACTTCGCGCCCGCACAAGGCGGCGTGTTCGCGAGCCCGGCCGTGGCGCGCGCGCTGCAAGCCGTCGCCGCCGACCAGAAGGCCGGCATTGGGCAGACGTCGTGGGGACCGGTCGGCTTTGCGTTCGTCGCAAGCGCACAGCACGCCGAGCGCGCGCTCGCCACGGCACGACGCGCCGCCCCGGACGCATCGCTGAACTTCTCCATCGCCAGCGCACGCAATCGCGGTGCAACGTGGCGCGCAGGCGCTTGCCGTACGCCAGGCGCGAATGCTGCGTGA
- a CDS encoding c-type cytochrome, whose amino-acid sequence MPFAQTSSGQMKPVAYQVVDGNKVDNDTLQGWRTWRALACERCHGAKQEGLVGPSLVDAFKTLDKNEFHRTVFGGRVDKGMPDFSASQMMQKNWENLYAYLKGRSDGKINPGDLQAIDAK is encoded by the coding sequence ATGCCATTCGCTCAGACCAGTTCAGGGCAGATGAAGCCGGTGGCGTATCAGGTCGTCGATGGCAACAAGGTCGACAACGATACGCTACAAGGGTGGCGTACCTGGCGCGCGCTCGCGTGCGAACGTTGTCATGGAGCGAAGCAGGAAGGTCTGGTCGGCCCCTCGCTGGTCGATGCTTTCAAGACGCTCGACAAGAACGAATTCCATCGCACCGTGTTTGGCGGACGCGTCGATAAAGGCATGCCCGATTTCAGCGCGAGCCAGATGATGCAGAAGAACTGGGAGAATCTTTACGCCTATTTGAAAGGGCGCTCGGACGGCAAGATCAATCCGGGCGACCTGCAAGCGATCGATGCAAAATGA
- a CDS encoding MBL fold metallo-hydrolase: MTLRSIKPLTVALIVASSALAKFAMAALAGMPAPINIAPGVYAFIGRGDAVAPENHGIVANNGFIVGKSGVTVIDTGPSYRYGRAMIEAIRKVTPLPVTLVIITHQAPEFVFGAAAFRDQNVPILAHVRAAQLIHDRCSICLANLRKTLGDDEMAGSRVTVPNRTIDGTTELESGGRKLQLLHFGPASTPGDLAVLDTQTGVLFAGSLVSNGRIPELRNEQIPGWLGALESLRALDLNTVVPAFGPPVRGDDIMQTGVYLRELDASVKQAYKSGMGLTQAMHTVQVPAFRGYKLYTRAQPQNVQRLYLQLEKQ, translated from the coding sequence ATGACGCTGCGCTCGATCAAGCCGCTGACAGTCGCGCTGATTGTCGCATCGAGCGCATTGGCGAAGTTCGCGATGGCCGCGCTCGCCGGCATGCCCGCGCCCATCAACATCGCGCCGGGGGTGTATGCGTTCATCGGCAGGGGCGACGCCGTTGCGCCGGAGAATCACGGCATCGTCGCGAATAATGGCTTTATCGTGGGAAAGAGCGGAGTGACGGTGATCGACACGGGGCCGTCTTATCGCTACGGCCGTGCGATGATCGAAGCTATTCGCAAAGTGACACCCTTGCCCGTGACGCTCGTCATCATCACGCATCAGGCGCCCGAATTCGTCTTCGGTGCAGCCGCCTTTCGCGACCAGAATGTGCCGATACTCGCGCATGTTCGGGCTGCCCAGTTGATACACGACCGCTGCTCGATTTGTCTCGCCAATCTGCGTAAGACACTGGGCGACGATGAAATGGCGGGCTCGCGCGTGACCGTACCGAATCGCACCATCGACGGAACGACTGAATTGGAAAGCGGCGGCCGCAAGCTGCAATTGCTCCATTTCGGCCCGGCAAGCACGCCCGGCGATCTGGCCGTGCTCGATACGCAAACCGGCGTTCTCTTTGCCGGAAGTCTCGTTTCCAATGGCCGAATTCCCGAGCTGCGCAACGAGCAGATACCGGGCTGGCTGGGTGCGCTGGAAAGCCTTCGTGCGCTCGATCTGAATACCGTCGTGCCGGCCTTCGGCCCGCCTGTGCGGGGCGACGACATTATGCAGACAGGTGTGTATCTTCGCGAACTGGATGCGTCTGTGAAGCAGGCGTACAAAAGCGGTATGGGACTGACGCAGGCTATGCACACGGTACAGGTGCCTGCATTCCGGGGCTATAAGCTCTATACGAGGGCACAGCCGCAAAACGTGCAGCGCCTTTATCTTCAACTGGAGAAGCAATAG
- a CDS encoding 4a-hydroxytetrahydrobiopterin dehydratase: MAQAEKVYSEAEIAERLGGALKHWYFEDGWLRRKFRTEGWKGTLMVVNAVGHLAEAAWHHPDLTVSYAFVVVKLKTHSAKGITDKDFALASKIEEFVQWQPALEGGPLSGTPVDDQRFRYIKYD; the protein is encoded by the coding sequence ATGGCTCAAGCGGAGAAGGTGTATTCCGAAGCGGAGATTGCCGAACGTTTGGGCGGTGCTCTCAAGCACTGGTATTTCGAGGACGGGTGGCTCAGGCGCAAATTCCGCACGGAAGGCTGGAAGGGGACGCTAATGGTCGTCAACGCGGTGGGGCATCTTGCTGAAGCGGCGTGGCATCATCCGGACCTTACCGTTTCTTATGCCTTCGTTGTCGTCAAGCTGAAGACGCATTCTGCTAAAGGCATTACGGATAAGGACTTTGCGCTGGCATCCAAGATCGAAGAGTTTGTGCAGTGGCAGCCTGCGCTTGAGGGTGGGCCGCTTTCGGGGACGCCCGTGGACGATCAGCGGTTTCGCTATATCAAATACGATTAG
- a CDS encoding methylenetetrahydromethanopterin dehydrogenase: MPDAAERPYVLHMFTSTPQMSPFDVNMAADAGYQIVVPYCNVDEGSVVQLTQDAIFSRGPKGVSRTGIFLGGRDVMLAADMLERARNAMVPPFEVSVFADPSGAYTTAAALVALAEKHLKAVHHVGLDGKRVLILGGTGAVGRVAAAMAASLGADVVVASHSSQSRATQVSDEINRRFDIATSGVATGTTEQLHRELARAEIVFATAVAGVQVMSAADIAHAKHLLIAADVNAVPPEGIAGVNVMDDGKPLAGAARADAIGIGALAIGNVKYQAEHRLFVRMRTGGKPVYLGFPEAFDEARAIVAGQDA, translated from the coding sequence ATGCCCGATGCCGCCGAAAGACCCTACGTGCTGCACATGTTCACGAGCACGCCGCAGATGAGTCCCTTCGATGTGAACATGGCGGCGGATGCCGGTTATCAAATCGTCGTGCCGTACTGCAACGTCGATGAGGGCAGCGTCGTGCAACTCACACAGGACGCCATCTTCTCGCGCGGACCGAAGGGCGTGTCGCGCACGGGAATCTTCCTCGGCGGACGCGACGTGATGCTCGCCGCCGACATGCTCGAGCGCGCGCGCAACGCGATGGTGCCGCCCTTCGAAGTCTCCGTGTTTGCTGATCCGAGCGGTGCCTATACGACCGCCGCCGCACTGGTCGCGCTGGCGGAGAAGCACCTGAAGGCCGTGCATCACGTCGGGCTGGACGGCAAGCGCGTGCTCATTCTCGGCGGCACCGGCGCAGTGGGACGCGTCGCTGCGGCCATGGCGGCGTCGCTCGGCGCGGACGTGGTGGTCGCGAGCCATTCGAGTCAATCGCGTGCGACGCAAGTGAGCGACGAGATCAACCGGCGCTTCGATATCGCTACGTCGGGCGTCGCAACAGGCACGACGGAACAGTTGCATCGTGAACTGGCGCGAGCGGAGATCGTATTCGCGACGGCGGTCGCCGGCGTGCAGGTGATGAGCGCTGCGGATATCGCGCACGCGAAGCATCTGCTGATTGCCGCCGACGTCAATGCCGTGCCGCCCGAAGGCATCGCGGGCGTGAACGTGATGGACGACGGCAAGCCGCTTGCCGGCGCGGCGCGCGCGGATGCAATCGGCATCGGGGCGCTTGCCATCGGCAACGTGAAGTATCAGGCCGAGCATCGCTTGTTCGTGCGCATGAGAACCGGCGGCAAACCGGTTTACCTCGGTTTTCCCGAGGCATTCGACGAAGCCCGCGCCATCGTCGCGGGACAGGACGCGTGA
- a CDS encoding substrate-binding domain-containing protein, translating into MLTVLATQAAYAQGAGGPPPSLPNNDGADGVLRVCADPNNMPLSNQKGEGFENKIASQMASDFGYKLEYTFYPQRMGFVRNTLRDKVPNTEQYKCDLIIGVPKGYELTATTRPYLHSTYAMVFPNRPEFANIKTPADLMNLPPEQLKKLKLGIFVKSPAVDWLLRNNLIEQAVSYQGQSGDPEAFPGEMIEHDLTQGNVDAAFVWGPIAGYFVNRSDNKVRLVPFPPQPGIRFDFEISMGVRYGEKAWRDKVDNWIASNQPKIDQILTSYQVPLLPLQPMQPVQAQ; encoded by the coding sequence ATGCTTACGGTGCTAGCGACGCAGGCCGCCTACGCGCAGGGCGCGGGTGGGCCGCCGCCGAGTCTGCCGAACAATGACGGCGCGGACGGCGTCCTGAGGGTATGCGCCGATCCCAACAACATGCCACTTTCGAACCAAAAGGGAGAAGGCTTCGAAAATAAGATCGCGAGCCAGATGGCGAGTGATTTCGGCTACAAGCTCGAATACACGTTCTATCCGCAGCGCATGGGCTTCGTGCGAAATACGCTGCGTGACAAGGTGCCGAATACGGAGCAATATAAATGCGATCTGATTATCGGCGTCCCCAAGGGCTATGAACTGACGGCAACGACGCGGCCCTATCTGCATTCCACTTACGCCATGGTATTCCCGAACCGACCGGAGTTCGCGAACATCAAGACGCCTGCGGATCTCATGAATCTGCCGCCGGAACAACTGAAAAAATTGAAGCTCGGCATCTTCGTGAAGAGCCCGGCGGTGGACTGGCTGCTCCGGAATAATCTCATCGAGCAGGCAGTGTCGTATCAGGGACAAAGCGGAGACCCTGAAGCGTTTCCGGGCGAGATGATCGAGCACGACCTGACGCAAGGCAATGTCGATGCCGCGTTCGTCTGGGGGCCGATCGCCGGATACTTCGTCAATCGTTCGGATAACAAAGTAAGGCTCGTGCCATTTCCGCCGCAACCCGGCATTCGCTTCGACTTCGAAATCTCCATGGGCGTGCGCTACGGAGAGAAGGCTTGGCGTGACAAGGTGGACAACTGGATTGCGTCGAATCAGCCGAAGATCGACCAGATCCTGACCAGCTATCAGGTTCCATTGCTGCCGCTGCAGCCGATGCAGCCTGTGCAAGCGCAATGA
- a CDS encoding methanol/ethanol family PQQ-dependent dehydrogenase, protein MNLRTLVLGLAVVATASLNSYVAQADPQLDSLIKNPSNWAAQAGDYSNHRYSTLKQINENNVGKLQVAWTMSTGVLRGHEGSPLVIGDTMYIHSPFPNKVIAINLKDQTFIWQYQPKQDQQVISVMCCDTVNRGLAYGDGKIFLQQADTKLVALDAKTGDVVWSAQNGDPKKGETNTNAPHVFGDKVLTGISGGEFGVRGRLVAYNIKDGKEVWKAYSTGPDDEMLLDPQQTMTWSDGKMMPVGADSSTKSWQGDQWKYGGGTTWGWYAWDPKLNLVYYGTGNPGTWNPTQRPGDNKWSMSIFARDLNTGKAKWVYQMTPHDEWDYDGVNEMILSDLSIGGKRVPAIVHFDRNGFGYTLNRETGELLVAQKYDPAVNWADSVDVKSGLPIRNASYSTQQAGPDHNVKGICPAALGSKDQQPAAYDPNSSLFLVPTNHVCMDYEPFQVDYVSGQPFVGATLSMYPGPNENGAMGNFIAWDAARGKIAWSKPERFSVWSGALATAGGIVFYGTLEGYIKAVRIKDGKELWKFKTPSGIIGNVFTYQYQGKQFVGVYSGIGGWAGIGMAAGLEKSTEGLGAVGGYRELAKYTALGGTLFVFAIPS, encoded by the coding sequence ATGAACTTACGCACCCTGGTTCTTGGACTGGCGGTGGTTGCGACGGCAAGCCTCAATTCATATGTCGCGCAGGCCGATCCGCAACTCGACAGTCTCATCAAGAATCCTTCTAATTGGGCGGCGCAAGCGGGCGATTACTCGAATCACCGCTATAGCACACTCAAGCAGATCAACGAAAACAACGTCGGCAAATTGCAGGTCGCCTGGACCATGTCCACCGGCGTGCTGCGCGGGCACGAGGGATCGCCGCTCGTTATCGGCGACACGATGTACATTCATTCGCCGTTTCCCAACAAAGTCATCGCGATCAACCTGAAGGACCAGACCTTCATCTGGCAATACCAGCCCAAGCAGGATCAGCAAGTCATTTCGGTGATGTGCTGCGATACGGTCAACCGCGGTCTTGCCTACGGCGACGGCAAAATCTTTCTCCAGCAAGCCGATACCAAACTCGTTGCGCTCGATGCCAAGACCGGCGATGTCGTATGGAGCGCGCAGAACGGCGATCCGAAGAAGGGGGAGACGAATACCAATGCGCCGCACGTATTCGGCGACAAGGTGCTGACGGGCATCTCCGGCGGCGAGTTTGGGGTGCGCGGGCGTCTCGTTGCGTACAACATCAAGGACGGCAAGGAAGTCTGGAAAGCGTACAGCACAGGCCCGGACGATGAAATGCTTCTGGACCCGCAGCAAACCATGACCTGGTCCGACGGAAAGATGATGCCGGTGGGCGCGGACTCGTCGACCAAGAGCTGGCAGGGCGACCAATGGAAATACGGCGGCGGCACCACGTGGGGATGGTACGCATGGGACCCGAAACTCAACCTCGTCTACTACGGCACGGGTAATCCCGGCACATGGAACCCGACGCAGCGTCCGGGCGACAACAAATGGTCCATGTCCATCTTCGCGCGCGACCTCAACACCGGCAAAGCGAAATGGGTCTATCAAATGACGCCCCACGATGAATGGGACTATGACGGCGTCAACGAAATGATCCTGTCGGACCTCAGCATCGGCGGCAAGCGCGTACCTGCTATCGTTCACTTCGACCGTAACGGCTTCGGCTATACGTTGAATCGCGAAACCGGCGAACTGCTCGTCGCGCAGAAATACGACCCGGCAGTGAACTGGGCCGATAGCGTCGATGTCAAGAGCGGCCTGCCCATTCGCAATGCGAGCTACTCGACGCAACAGGCTGGACCGGATCACAACGTAAAGGGTATCTGCCCAGCCGCGCTCGGATCGAAGGATCAGCAGCCTGCCGCATACGATCCGAACTCGAGTCTCTTCCTCGTGCCGACGAATCACGTCTGTATGGACTACGAACCGTTCCAAGTGGATTACGTGTCCGGTCAGCCGTTCGTCGGTGCGACGCTCTCGATGTATCCGGGTCCGAATGAGAACGGTGCAATGGGCAACTTCATCGCGTGGGACGCGGCTAGGGGCAAGATCGCGTGGTCGAAGCCGGAGCGTTTCTCGGTGTGGTCCGGCGCGCTCGCCACGGCGGGCGGCATCGTGTTCTACGGCACGCTCGAAGGCTATATCAAGGCGGTGCGCATCAAGGACGGCAAGGAGCTGTGGAAGTTCAAGACGCCGTCCGGCATCATCGGGAACGTGTTCACGTACCAGTATCAGGGCAAGCAATTCGTCGGTGTTTATTCGGGGATCGGCGGCTGGGCCGGCATCGGCATGGCGGCGGGACTCGAAAAGTCGACGGAAGGCCTCGGCGCGGTAGGCGGCTATCGCGAACTGGCGAAGTACACGGCGCTCGGCGGAACGCTCTTCGTTTTCGCTATCCCGAGTTGA